From Solibacillus isronensis, the proteins below share one genomic window:
- a CDS encoding virulence factor produces the protein MKILSIEPTPSPNSMKVIIDQDLPFGKSFNYTKDNIGDASPELQAIFGVEGVKGIYHVSNFLAIERNAKFAWENILADIRRAIGGEATESTEYEMNDHYGEVNVHVQMYKAIPLQIKAFDGEGEVRISAGDRFTTAFKRLQFSVTDENYIFERKWVDFGVRYGDKEQVVQEVLKEVDALYPQDRVETIVQSANEQVVTAAQERKEVTLEQYEQVEDWQQRFQLLDQLPDPEVKDIPLFEKALEDEQMSIRRLATVYLGMIEDIAVVPALTKALNDKSAAVRRTAGDCMSDLGLPEFEPAMIAALGDKNKLVRWRAAMYLYEVGTEQAIDALKAASEDKEFEVKLQAKMALARIEGGEEAKGSVWKQMTESRKA, from the coding sequence ATGAAAATTTTATCTATTGAACCAACACCAAGTCCAAATTCAATGAAAGTAATTATTGATCAGGATTTACCATTTGGTAAAAGTTTTAATTATACGAAAGACAACATTGGTGATGCATCGCCTGAGCTGCAAGCCATCTTTGGAGTAGAAGGTGTAAAAGGCATTTATCACGTATCGAACTTCCTGGCGATTGAACGTAACGCAAAATTTGCATGGGAAAATATTTTAGCTGATATTCGTCGCGCAATTGGCGGAGAGGCAACTGAAAGCACGGAATATGAGATGAATGACCATTATGGGGAAGTAAATGTGCATGTTCAAATGTATAAAGCAATTCCATTGCAGATCAAAGCATTCGATGGTGAAGGGGAAGTGCGAATAAGCGCAGGAGACCGTTTCACAACAGCTTTCAAACGACTGCAATTCAGTGTGACTGACGAAAACTATATTTTTGAACGAAAATGGGTCGATTTCGGTGTTCGCTACGGTGATAAAGAACAAGTTGTACAAGAAGTGCTAAAAGAGGTGGATGCACTATATCCGCAAGATCGTGTTGAAACAATTGTTCAGTCAGCAAATGAACAAGTTGTCACAGCAGCTCAAGAGCGTAAAGAAGTGACATTGGAACAATATGAGCAGGTTGAAGATTGGCAGCAACGTTTCCAGTTGTTAGATCAATTACCGGATCCGGAAGTGAAGGATATACCGTTGTTCGAAAAAGCGCTGGAAGACGAGCAAATGTCTATCCGACGTCTTGCAACCGTTTATTTAGGAATGATTGAAGACATCGCGGTTGTACCAGCTTTAACGAAGGCATTGAATGATAAAAGTGCAGCCGTTCGCCGTACAGCGGGCGACTGTATGAGTGATTTAGGCTTACCTGAGTTTGAGCCAGCGATGATCGCTGCATTAGGTGACAAAAATAAACTTGTCCGCTGGCGTGCCGCTATGTACTTGTATGAAGTAGGTACGGAGCAAGCAATTGACGCATTAAAAGCAGCGAGCGAAGATAAAGAATTCGAAGTAAAGCTGCAAGCAAAAATGGCACTTGCCCGTATTGAAGGCGGGGAAGAAGCAAAAGGTTCTGTGTGGAAACAAATGACAGAAAGCCGTAAAGCTTAA
- a CDS encoding ABC-F family ATP-binding cassette domain-containing protein: MSHLIVSNLTKTVGDKTLFQNIEFTIYEGERAGLIGINGTGKSTLLSIIAKKQDADTVEFDHPNKYRIAYLEQDPQFPQDLTVLQAVFSGDSPILQLNRAYEEAVAALSQNPQSEKLQNELFRLQQLMDTENAWDVNALAKQALTKLGIDMFDQEVTSLSGGQQKRVALAKVLIEPADLYLLDEPTNHLDVTSTEWLQEMVSRLKGAVIFITHDRYFLDETATHIYELADKTLYRHTGSYGDFLESRAIREEMNAASQAKLRNRYRSELKWIRRGAKARTTKQKARIQRFETLDESIDRSNDQSDLELGLATTRLGKKVLESDGISKAYGDRVIIQDFEFLLQHGDRIGIIGANGYGKSTLLNMIAGEIEPDSGEVIVGTTVKRLHFKQALPPMNENARMIDYIREASNDITDSDGVCYSASQMLERFLFPLNTHGTPISKLSGGERKRLHLLRLLMEQPNVLLLDEPTNDLDIETLGVLEDFIENFPGVVITISHDRFFLDRIAKKLWILDGKGGVSESLDVYTDYLAKRDSELQQEAKEMKQEKPKIEKQKSDKKKLSFKEQKEWETIADKIAQVEEKIMTAEDEISTAGSDFTKLQQLTSDLEKLNQEYEQLIERWSYLDEIANG; the protein is encoded by the coding sequence ATGAGTCATTTAATCGTATCAAATCTAACAAAAACAGTTGGCGATAAAACGCTATTTCAAAATATTGAATTTACCATTTATGAAGGCGAAAGAGCAGGCTTAATCGGGATAAACGGGACAGGGAAATCAACTTTATTATCGATTATCGCTAAAAAACAGGATGCGGATACAGTGGAATTTGACCATCCGAATAAGTACCGCATTGCCTATTTGGAACAAGATCCGCAATTTCCACAAGATTTAACGGTTTTACAAGCGGTATTTAGTGGAGATTCACCGATCTTACAATTAAACCGTGCGTATGAAGAGGCGGTAGCAGCATTGTCTCAAAATCCGCAATCTGAAAAGCTGCAAAATGAACTGTTTCGATTACAGCAGCTAATGGACACAGAAAATGCCTGGGACGTCAATGCATTGGCAAAGCAAGCATTAACAAAGCTTGGAATCGATATGTTTGATCAAGAAGTGACGAGTCTTTCAGGTGGACAGCAAAAACGTGTTGCATTGGCAAAAGTATTAATCGAACCGGCAGACTTGTATTTACTGGACGAGCCAACGAACCATTTGGATGTTACATCGACAGAATGGCTGCAAGAAATGGTATCACGTCTAAAAGGGGCCGTTATCTTTATTACCCATGACCGTTATTTCCTGGATGAAACAGCGACACATATATATGAATTGGCAGATAAAACGTTATACCGTCATACAGGATCGTATGGTGATTTTCTTGAATCAAGAGCAATTCGTGAAGAAATGAATGCAGCATCACAGGCCAAATTACGAAATCGTTATCGCTCAGAACTAAAATGGATTCGTCGCGGGGCAAAAGCGCGAACAACAAAGCAAAAGGCACGTATTCAGCGTTTCGAAACTTTGGATGAATCTATTGATCGCTCGAATGACCAGTCGGATCTTGAATTGGGATTGGCCACAACACGTTTAGGAAAAAAAGTGTTGGAATCAGATGGAATTTCCAAAGCTTACGGAGACCGTGTCATTATTCAGGATTTCGAATTTTTACTGCAGCACGGGGACCGTATTGGCATAATCGGTGCAAATGGCTACGGAAAATCGACACTCCTTAACATGATTGCAGGTGAAATTGAACCCGATAGTGGCGAGGTAATTGTCGGAACAACAGTAAAACGTCTTCATTTCAAGCAGGCACTGCCACCAATGAATGAAAATGCGCGAATGATCGATTATATTCGTGAAGCTTCGAATGATATTACCGATTCTGACGGGGTTTGCTACTCTGCATCTCAAATGCTCGAACGTTTTCTATTCCCGCTTAATACACACGGTACACCGATCAGCAAATTATCAGGCGGGGAACGCAAAAGGCTTCACTTGCTTCGTCTATTGATGGAACAACCAAACGTTTTGCTTTTAGATGAGCCGACGAATGATTTGGATATTGAAACATTGGGTGTACTTGAAGATTTTATCGAAAACTTCCCTGGCGTTGTCATTACAATCAGTCACGATCGTTTCTTCCTTGATCGTATTGCGAAAAAGCTGTGGATTTTGGACGGAAAAGGCGGCGTATCGGAAAGCTTGGATGTCTATACCGATTATTTAGCAAAACGCGATTCTGAACTGCAGCAGGAAGCGAAAGAAATGAAGCAGGAAAAGCCAAAAATTGAAAAACAGAAATCAGATAAGAAAAAGCTATCATTTAAAGAGCAGAAAGAATGGGAAACTATTGCTGATAAAATTGCTCAAGTTGAAGAAAAAATTATGACGGCAGAAGATGAAATTTCAACAGCAGGTTCGGATTTTACAAAACTTCAGCAACTGACGTCGGATTTAGAAAAGCTGAATCAGGAATATGAACAATTAATCGAGCGATGGAGCTATTTAGACGAAATTGCAAATGGATAG
- a CDS encoding HD domain-containing protein, translated as MSEVIVRCEQLVKGIYETMDASHDFQHIERVYQNAMTILKSEPLASGKIVSLAVLLHDVSDEKYAVDKQQEQRILDELDLTDEEKQHIQTVIAEVSFNGGNERDITTVESKIVRDADRLDAIGAVGIARTFAYGGAKGRKLYDDAEEVRVNMTKEQYRSQSTASVTHFYEKLLLLKDLMVTAKGREMAEERHAFMVQFLEQLKKERDGIS; from the coding sequence ATGTCCGAAGTAATCGTACGTTGTGAACAATTAGTAAAAGGAATTTATGAAACAATGGATGCAAGCCATGATTTTCAACATATTGAGCGTGTCTATCAAAACGCTATGACAATCCTGAAATCAGAACCTTTAGCAAGTGGAAAAATCGTGAGTTTAGCCGTGCTGCTGCATGATGTCAGTGACGAAAAATATGCTGTTGATAAACAGCAGGAGCAGCGAATCCTGGATGAACTTGATTTAACGGATGAGGAAAAACAACATATCCAAACGGTTATTGCAGAGGTTTCATTTAATGGGGGCAATGAACGGGATATTACAACAGTAGAATCAAAAATCGTTCGCGATGCAGACCGGTTGGATGCAATAGGTGCGGTTGGGATTGCGCGTACGTTCGCTTACGGTGGTGCGAAGGGACGTAAGTTATATGATGATGCTGAAGAAGTGCGCGTAAATATGACGAAAGAACAATATCGCAGTCAATCCACAGCGTCTGTTACGCACTTTTATGAGAAGCTTTTATTATTGAAGGATTTAATGGTAACTGCAAAAGGGCGCGAAATGGCTGAAGAACGTCATGCCTTTATGGTACAATTTTTAGAGCAGTTAAAAAAAGAAAGAGACGGGATTTCATGA
- a CDS encoding formate--tetrahydrofolate ligase produces the protein MTTTTKKPLSDIEIANKATMKPILEIAEDAQIPLDAVEQYGRFKAKIDTSKISGEATANVVLVTAISPTPAGEGKSTVTIGLADALHQLDKRVMVALREPSLGPVMGVKGGATGGGYAQVLPMEQINLHFNGDFHAITTANNALSALIDNHIQQGNALNIDPRRIVWKRVLDLNDRALRHVTVGLGGPMQGVPREDGFDITVASEIMAIFCLATGMKDLKQRLARIVIGYTYDRNPVTVGDLQVEGALALILKEAMNPNLVQTIEGTPALIHGGPFANIAHGCNSITATQTARKLADIVVTEAGFGSDLGAEKFLNIKAREAGFKPSAVVIVATIRALKMHGGVAKANLVEENVEALKQGIANLAQHVANVRNFGLEPVIALNRFITDTEQELKAVLQWAAANEVRIARTNVWEEGGKGGIELAEKVLEVIEQPNTFHHLYDLQETVEQKLTKIVQQVYGGAGVQLTDAAKKQLAVIEKNGWDTLPICMAKTQYSLSDQPSLVGRPTDFVVTIREILPKLGAGFLVCLTGDIMTMPGLPKQPAALNMDVADDGSALGLF, from the coding sequence ATGACAACAACTACGAAAAAACCATTATCAGATATTGAAATAGCCAACAAAGCGACAATGAAGCCAATTTTGGAAATTGCTGAAGATGCACAAATTCCATTAGATGCGGTTGAACAATATGGTCGCTTTAAAGCAAAAATTGATACAAGTAAAATTAGTGGTGAAGCAACGGCAAACGTGGTGCTTGTAACAGCGATTAGCCCTACACCAGCAGGAGAAGGAAAATCAACGGTAACTATCGGTTTGGCGGATGCATTGCACCAATTGGATAAGCGAGTAATGGTCGCTTTACGGGAGCCTTCATTAGGTCCGGTAATGGGTGTGAAGGGCGGCGCTACTGGCGGCGGATATGCACAAGTATTGCCGATGGAGCAAATCAATTTGCATTTCAATGGCGATTTCCATGCGATTACGACTGCAAACAATGCATTATCTGCATTGATTGATAATCATATCCAACAAGGGAATGCATTGAACATTGATCCAAGACGAATTGTCTGGAAGCGTGTACTGGACTTAAATGACCGTGCACTGCGCCATGTAACGGTCGGGTTAGGTGGTCCGATGCAAGGCGTACCTCGTGAAGACGGATTTGATATTACAGTAGCTTCTGAAATTATGGCCATTTTCTGTTTAGCAACAGGCATGAAAGATTTGAAACAGCGTTTGGCACGTATTGTAATTGGTTATACGTACGACCGGAACCCGGTAACAGTTGGTGACTTACAAGTAGAAGGAGCACTCGCCCTTATTTTAAAGGAAGCAATGAATCCAAACTTGGTTCAAACAATTGAAGGCACACCGGCCCTGATCCATGGAGGACCATTTGCCAATATTGCCCATGGATGTAATTCGATTACAGCTACGCAAACAGCACGTAAGCTTGCAGATATTGTTGTAACAGAAGCAGGATTTGGTTCCGATTTAGGGGCGGAGAAGTTTTTAAATATTAAAGCACGTGAAGCAGGATTTAAACCGAGCGCTGTTGTTATTGTTGCGACAATTCGTGCACTGAAAATGCATGGCGGTGTAGCAAAGGCTAACTTAGTGGAAGAAAATGTGGAAGCATTAAAACAAGGTATTGCCAATTTAGCACAGCATGTAGCCAATGTTCGTAACTTTGGACTGGAGCCGGTAATTGCTTTAAACCGATTTATTACGGATACTGAACAGGAACTGAAAGCTGTTTTACAATGGGCCGCAGCAAATGAAGTTCGGATTGCCCGTACGAATGTTTGGGAAGAAGGCGGTAAAGGCGGTATTGAGCTTGCCGAAAAAGTACTCGAAGTAATTGAACAGCCGAATACTTTCCACCATTTATATGATTTGCAAGAAACCGTGGAACAAAAATTAACGAAAATTGTACAACAGGTGTATGGTGGTGCAGGTGTGCAATTAACGGATGCTGCGAAAAAACAGTTAGCAGTCATCGAAAAAAATGGGTGGGACACTTTGCCGATCTGTATGGCGAAAACACAATATTCATTATCGGATCAACCAAGCTTAGTAGGCAGACCAACCGATTTCGTTGTTACAATTCGTGAAATTCTTCCAAAGTTAGGTGCGGGATTCCTTGTTTGCTTAACTGGGGATATTATGACAATGCCAGGCTTGCCAAAACAGCCGGCAGCACTGAATATGGATGTGGCTGACGACGGAAGTGCACTTGGATTATTTTAA
- a CDS encoding cold-shock protein: MHQGTVKWFDNEKGYGFIESADGEDVFVHFTGIQEEGFRSLDEGQVVEFDLVDGIRGPQAANVIKK; encoded by the coding sequence ATGCACCAAGGCACTGTAAAATGGTTTGATAATGAAAAAGGTTATGGATTTATAGAATCTGCAGATGGTGAAGATGTTTTTGTACACTTTACTGGCATACAAGAAGAAGGATTTCGTTCACTGGATGAAGGACAAGTGGTTGAATTCGATTTAGTCGATGGTATCCGGGGTCCACAGGCAGCGAATGTTATAAAAAAATAG
- a CDS encoding VOC family protein, with product MYQFDHLVHFVPYPEQTLLKLKEEGLHVVNGGSHEAWGTYNTLSYFDLAYIELIGIENEEKFQEAAKKKYSLHASYKENRRRDGLTRFAVRTTTIEEDAKLFAKAGLEVVGPERYSRIREDGSEVSWQLLYIGHPKSKIEFPFFIQWDEADTLRRKELTDRGIIAQHPLGNLTLQAVHFVVPNFDAVEQIAQLCGATILKKVNEEENVEYSIILLDEVKLIFVKPIGEGVVWDYMLEQGYGIKKVVISGATEQKYFTIDGAQYEINKK from the coding sequence ATGTACCAGTTCGATCATCTCGTCCATTTTGTCCCTTATCCAGAGCAGACATTGTTAAAACTCAAAGAAGAAGGTCTCCATGTTGTCAATGGAGGAAGTCATGAAGCGTGGGGTACATATAATACACTAAGCTATTTTGATTTGGCTTATATTGAATTAATCGGCATTGAAAATGAGGAAAAGTTTCAGGAAGCAGCCAAAAAGAAGTATTCACTACATGCGAGCTACAAAGAAAATCGCCGACGTGATGGATTGACACGTTTTGCTGTTCGTACAACGACAATCGAAGAAGACGCGAAGTTATTCGCTAAAGCCGGTTTGGAAGTAGTTGGACCGGAGCGTTATTCCCGAATACGGGAAGACGGCTCTGAAGTAAGCTGGCAACTGCTTTATATTGGTCATCCGAAATCGAAAATTGAATTTCCTTTTTTCATTCAATGGGATGAAGCGGATACACTTCGACGCAAAGAACTGACGGACCGCGGTATTATAGCGCAACATCCGTTAGGGAATTTAACGCTTCAGGCTGTCCATTTTGTTGTACCGAATTTTGATGCAGTGGAGCAAATTGCCCAACTATGTGGTGCGACAATTTTAAAAAAGGTCAATGAGGAAGAGAATGTAGAATACTCGATTATTCTGCTTGATGAAGTGAAGCTTATATTTGTCAAGCCAATCGGTGAAGGAGTCGTCTGGGATTATATGCTCGAACAAGGCTACGGCATAAAAAAGGTTGTCATATCAGGCGCGACAGAGCAAAAGTATTTTACAATTGATGGCGCACAATACGAAATTAATAAGAAATAA
- a CDS encoding phosphopantothenoylcysteine decarboxylase domain-containing protein produces MLTGKKVLITSGGTFEKWDNVRGHTNLSKGTMGCYLAEAALEKGANVIYMHGVFTQLPEHQNEMQLIKFEGIEDLGDKLKTILETEQIDYVIMAVAGSDWLIDKVFDQQGNELTEKGKMPSDEPPIIHFKKAPKILAQIKNWSPGTTLIGFKLEATEDESFLLERASARMETAKADYMVANSSKSLYGAMEPHYIIHNSGKTVKVDGKMAAATELINVIS; encoded by the coding sequence ATGCTAACAGGGAAAAAAGTTTTAATTACGAGTGGCGGGACATTTGAGAAATGGGATAATGTTCGAGGCCATACGAATTTATCAAAAGGAACGATGGGGTGTTATTTAGCAGAAGCAGCGCTTGAAAAAGGTGCGAACGTCATTTATATGCACGGCGTATTTACACAGCTGCCGGAACACCAAAACGAAATGCAACTCATTAAATTTGAAGGGATCGAGGATTTAGGCGATAAGCTGAAAACAATTCTTGAAACCGAGCAAATCGATTATGTCATTATGGCGGTGGCAGGCTCTGACTGGCTTATTGACAAAGTGTTCGATCAGCAAGGGAATGAACTGACTGAAAAAGGGAAAATGCCTTCGGATGAACCTCCGATTATCCATTTTAAAAAAGCGCCGAAAATTTTGGCCCAAATTAAAAACTGGTCGCCAGGTACGACATTAATCGGCTTTAAATTGGAAGCGACAGAAGACGAATCGTTTTTATTGGAAAGAGCTTCTGCAAGAATGGAAACTGCAAAAGCGGATTATATGGTCGCAAATAGTTCCAAATCTTTGTACGGTGCAATGGAGCCTCATTATATTATTCATAACTCCGGGAAGACCGTTAAAGTTGACGGAAAAATGGCAGCTGCAACGGAATTAATTAATGTCATCTCTTAA
- a CDS encoding LysR family transcriptional regulator has protein sequence MSLVKYEILNKVAEVHSFTKAASVLGLTQSAVSHAVSSLEKEFGFNLIHRNRTGVTLTEDGIKMLYEMRKVLLAEEHLQQTASNILGVSQGTVRIGLISTISTHWMPNIIHIMDSEYPGIRIELREGDYYEIEQWLLQGEVDCGFLNRTSSKQFEFMPLKRDPLLCIVSSHSPLYDREEIDLFEIEETPIIMPSYKGTNDVMTTFEKYGVYPNIRFELYDEKAIVSMVEHNLGISILPEMAISMLPDTVKALPLVQESYRILGLSTKQKLSPASQKFVEILKQWLENEEQ, from the coding sequence ATGAGTTTAGTCAAGTACGAAATTTTAAATAAAGTGGCGGAAGTACATAGCTTTACAAAAGCGGCCTCGGTTCTAGGGCTTACACAATCAGCTGTAAGTCATGCAGTATCAAGTTTGGAAAAGGAATTTGGTTTTAATTTAATTCACCGTAACCGTACAGGAGTAACATTGACAGAAGACGGTATAAAAATGCTTTATGAAATGCGCAAAGTATTATTGGCGGAAGAACATCTGCAACAGACTGCGTCGAACATTTTAGGGGTCAGCCAAGGGACAGTGCGAATTGGGCTAATTTCGACGATTTCTACACATTGGATGCCAAACATCATTCATATTATGGATTCAGAATATCCGGGAATTCGGATTGAATTGCGTGAAGGGGATTACTACGAAATAGAACAGTGGCTATTACAAGGTGAAGTCGACTGCGGATTTTTAAACCGGACAAGCTCCAAGCAGTTCGAATTTATGCCGTTAAAACGGGATCCTTTGTTATGTATTGTGTCGTCGCATAGTCCGCTATATGATAGAGAAGAGATCGATTTATTTGAAATTGAAGAAACGCCGATTATAATGCCTTCCTATAAAGGGACGAATGATGTGATGACGACATTTGAAAAATATGGTGTATATCCGAATATACGTTTTGAACTTTATGACGAAAAGGCCATAGTATCAATGGTGGAACATAATCTAGGCATTAGCATACTGCCTGAAATGGCGATTTCAATGTTGCCGGATACTGTAAAAGCGCTGCCTCTTGTACAGGAAAGTTACCGAATCCTCGGGCTGTCGACAAAGCAGAAGCTGTCACCGGCATCGCAAAAATTTGTAGAAATATTAAAACAGTGGCTGGAAAACGAAGAACAGTAA
- a CDS encoding DMT family transporter yields the protein MTSLSLQGKANILMVIVTMFWGLSYTFMVMGLESLEAFNVVALRCLIAFIIAGLIFLPKMLHVNIKTILYASVQGFLLFTIFALSLLGLKTTSAGNAGFILSLTVVLVPIMTSFIEKRLPSRAVSFAVVATMIGITVLTMKDSMTFQTGDILVAIAAVCYSIYLILNSKFTKNVESISYGVYQLGIAGLFGAVFTIMFESPMFPSNSSSWIAVLGLGIICTAFCFIAQAVVQQYTSPTHTGLIFSLEPIFAAIFAMLFLGEGLTAQLVIGGAFILIGNSVAQLEQFIAMKKIPAPTHSETTL from the coding sequence GTGACATCTTTGAGTTTACAAGGTAAAGCAAATATTTTAATGGTGATTGTTACAATGTTTTGGGGGCTTTCCTATACGTTTATGGTCATGGGACTGGAAAGTTTAGAAGCTTTTAATGTTGTAGCACTTCGATGCTTAATCGCATTTATCATTGCAGGGCTAATCTTTTTACCGAAGATGTTGCATGTGAATATTAAAACGATTTTATATGCATCGGTTCAAGGCTTCTTATTGTTTACAATTTTCGCCTTATCTTTGTTAGGTCTAAAAACAACTTCAGCTGGTAATGCAGGATTTATACTTAGTTTAACAGTTGTTTTAGTACCGATCATGACAAGCTTTATTGAAAAACGGCTCCCTTCACGAGCAGTGAGCTTCGCTGTTGTTGCTACAATGATCGGAATTACCGTTTTGACAATGAAAGACTCTATGACGTTTCAGACTGGAGATATATTGGTTGCGATCGCAGCAGTTTGCTATTCAATCTATTTAATATTAAATAGTAAGTTTACTAAAAACGTTGAATCCATTTCTTATGGAGTATATCAATTAGGTATTGCCGGATTGTTTGGAGCAGTATTTACAATAATGTTCGAATCTCCAATGTTCCCGTCCAATTCTTCTAGTTGGATTGCTGTACTTGGGTTAGGTATTATTTGTACCGCGTTTTGTTTTATCGCGCAAGCTGTTGTACAACAATATACTTCACCTACACATACAGGGCTGATCTTTTCTCTTGAACCTATTTTTGCAGCCATATTCGCGATGCTTTTCCTAGGGGAAGGATTAACTGCACAACTTGTGATTGGTGGCGCATTTATTTTAATCGGGAATAGTGTTGCTCAACTCGAACAATTTATAGCAATGAAAAAAATCCCAGCACCTACTCACTCTGAAACTACGTTATAA
- a CDS encoding YecA family protein, with translation MIGRNDPCLCGSGKKYKKCCEGKNQVTSQNVFQEEIENVLQTFYSNYPERKDIREFMELVRNWAPKLEKKLHKELVEAVALDEYFFHQRPDIWQNFLAKTAKKVLRPSMMELLKSWEQPIFFIGTVDDVKDDYFTAISALTGTTYHIQRESHKSIPLGMRVFAFLLPDGSNKENHVLAVSTLIFFHKEHAISFEQFTEAYKASRLPVEQFTKENHLLLWEGLVENGYEGEEFTPFEQEVVEQLKAFMAEKAITNESFVAIVEDYLVEKQPTARKAGAIAAGAVRFGQDNDLFDQKFTVKEIGESFSVSPSSLNKYYQELNAFYNEKQLVNS, from the coding sequence ATGATTGGACGTAATGACCCATGTCTATGCGGTAGTGGAAAAAAATACAAAAAATGTTGTGAAGGAAAAAATCAAGTAACTTCACAAAACGTTTTCCAGGAAGAAATTGAAAACGTATTACAAACTTTCTATAGTAATTACCCAGAACGAAAAGATATCCGTGAATTTATGGAATTGGTTCGAAATTGGGCACCGAAATTAGAAAAGAAATTACACAAGGAATTAGTGGAAGCCGTTGCTTTGGACGAATATTTCTTCCATCAACGACCTGATATTTGGCAGAACTTTTTAGCAAAAACAGCTAAAAAAGTGCTTCGCCCATCTATGATGGAATTATTGAAATCATGGGAACAGCCGATTTTCTTCATCGGTACTGTTGATGATGTGAAAGATGATTACTTTACAGCTATCTCTGCATTAACTGGCACAACATATCATATTCAACGTGAAAGCCACAAATCAATCCCTCTAGGAATGCGTGTGTTCGCCTTTTTATTACCGGATGGTTCAAACAAGGAAAACCACGTATTAGCTGTCTCTACACTAATCTTCTTCCATAAAGAACATGCGATTTCTTTTGAACAGTTTACAGAAGCTTACAAAGCAAGCCGTTTACCTGTTGAGCAATTCACAAAAGAAAACCATTTATTATTATGGGAAGGTCTAGTTGAAAACGGCTATGAAGGGGAAGAGTTTACACCTTTCGAGCAGGAAGTCGTGGAACAGTTAAAAGCATTTATGGCGGAAAAAGCAATCACCAACGAGAGCTTCGTAGCAATCGTTGAAGATTACTTAGTCGAAAAGCAGCCTACAGCTCGTAAGGCAGGCGCTATCGCAGCTGGTGCTGTAAGATTCGGTCAGGATAATGATTTATTCGATCAAAAATTCACTGTTAAAGAAATCGGCGAAAGCTTTAGTGTTTCTCCATCATCTTTAAATAAATATTATCAAGAATTAAATGCTTTCTATAATGAAAAGCAACTTGTTAATAGTTAA
- a CDS encoding zinc-finger domain-containing protein → MNKVDVMKDIDELMDMYCADCLVIQDLRKERGKHGAHRFCIESCTVGEQLQFLGKEIMKVSEK, encoded by the coding sequence TTGAATAAAGTAGATGTTATGAAAGATATTGATGAATTAATGGATATGTACTGCGCTGATTGTCTAGTCATTCAGGACCTTCGCAAAGAACGCGGTAAACATGGTGCACACCGTTTCTGCATTGAATCTTGTACGGTAGGGGAACAGCTTCAGTTTCTTGGTAAAGAAATAATGAAAGTTTCCGAAAAATAA
- a CDS encoding reverse transcriptase-like protein — MLEVYIDGASAGNPGPSGIGIFIKGEGQQVKISEPIGITNNHQAEFTALLRGLEEALKIGSSFVSMRSDSKIVVSSIDKAYVKNEEFKPYLEQALALIEQFDLFFIKWIPDKENKAADVLAREAILKNN, encoded by the coding sequence ATGTTAGAAGTCTATATAGATGGCGCCAGTGCCGGCAATCCCGGTCCAAGCGGAATTGGGATCTTTATAAAAGGTGAAGGTCAGCAAGTAAAAATCAGTGAACCAATCGGCATCACAAATAATCATCAAGCCGAATTTACTGCGCTTTTACGTGGTTTGGAAGAAGCATTGAAAATCGGTTCATCGTTTGTTTCAATGCGCTCGGATTCAAAAATAGTCGTAAGCTCAATCGACAAAGCATATGTGAAAAACGAGGAATTCAAACCTTATTTAGAGCAGGCACTCGCTTTAATCGAACAATTTGACCTATTTTTCATAAAGTGGATTCCCGATAAAGAAAACAAAGCAGCGGACGTTCTTGCACGTGAAGCGATTTTAAAAAATAATTAG